The Naumovozyma dairenensis CBS 421 chromosome 2, complete genome genome segment GTATACGGAGTTGAATAGAATATGAGAATTTCAAAAGGAAAGatagaaaatgatatataGTGATAGCTAGATATAATCCTATTCATCAATTACACATTTTATGTCCTGTCCCTTACATACTCTTTATAGCTATTGTTATATacatttttcttgttcatcttGAATCTTTGATGTTCGTTATATGATAATGTATTTCATGCTCTTAAAAGCTCTGTCTCGTGAAATATTACGTATATAATACTACTTCAAAGGAACAATAagaataaaacaataaaacaACATGGCAACTAGATAACTcgataatatcaataaaagTTCGAAATGGGAGTCCCCCAATTATGGGAAATATTGAAACCATACACAGAGGCCAATCGAATATCTCTTCGACAATTTATctcaaattttgaaaaggaaaatggAAGATCACCTAAAGTTGCCATTGATGGCTATAATTGGCTTTTTGAATGTGGTTTCATTGTGTCACCAACCAATTCTATTAAGTATTCTACTCAGGGGACTACCCCTAAGGCAATGTTGAATCTTTTAGTTAGATTAAAGGAGTTATTATCGTTAAACGTGGGATTTATCTTAGTGTTTGATGGTGCAATGAAACCAAGTTTTAAGAACAAATTCAATACAAGTAGTAGTGGCAATGATATGAGTTCACATAACAACATAGATATGGAAATGGATATGGATATGGATCAAATCAGTATGGAAGgttatttaaagaaatggCAAGATCATATCGAATAtcataaaataaacaatgGATGCCctctttcaaataataatgatgaatttatgaaaaatgtCAAACAATTGTTGAAATTTATGAACATTTCGTACATAGATGCCTGTGGTGAGGGTGAAGCTCAATGTGCATGGTTACAAGTCCATGGGTACGTAGATTTCGTTTGGACTAACGATTCagatatattcatattcgGTGGTACTAAAGTAATCAAAAATTACTCTAAATTTGTCAATGATATTGGTATGACAGCCAGTCCTAAAAAGGTCTCTAGCCCGCTACGAAAAgcaaaagaatattttataacagttattgatttaaatgaaGTCATAAGGAAAACTAATGGGAAAATTAATCAATGGTcacttttatttttcagtGTTTTACTTGGTGCTGATTATAATAAAGGTGTAAAGGGTTTAGGTAAGACAAAGGCTCTCCAGTTATCGCAACTAGAGTATCCAAATTTCTCTAACCAGTTTcatgaaatatttcaaaacttagatgataatactgaagaaagaatattGGCCTACACTGTATTTCGTGATAACGTTTTCCAATATTGTAAGGCACATTCAGTTGAATTATTTGGAAGGAATTATAGTGTCTTATTAAGTGAAGATTCATTTCAAGGATGGCCAACAGAGGTTGTTATTATGAATTACTTCCATCCAATTTTGATTCCagatttcaatgattccatctttgataaaaagtatataaacAATAGTCAGGATCTGAACTATGATTTGATTAATTTTGTAGGACTAATggattttttgaaaaaactCAACTTACCCAATATTACAAATTTTGATCGATGGTACCACGATCTTATACATgaatgttttcttttacGTTATATTTTAAGTATTGATCCTGGAAATTCACCCTCCAATATGGTAAAGATTCCAGAAGAACGAGAGATGACTACGGGAAATGATGAgaatgaatatgaaaatagTAAGATCAAATGCTATAAAGTTCGTTATAAATCTTTTTTAAAAGGTATTCCGGATATGGTTCAAACAGATGGATATTCTTCTCCAGGTAAATCACCTATACGGCAACCGAGAAGTCCAAGTAAACGACAATTAGATGTTAAAGAATTTCCAAATTGTATGTGGATTCCCATTGAGTTAATACCAAAAAAGAATCCGATAGTAGTAGAATTTATTCATaaggaacaagaagaagaaaaaaggaAGGTACAAGCACCAACCTCCCGTAGAAGGAGGAAAATCAAGACTAGTTACTCTCAAAAGAATACATTAGATGGATTCCTAAACTTACATGCTTCACCagttaaaaaaaatgcgAATACTCTTGATGATATTCATAAAATGGAAGCTACCCATACATTGGAACCAGTTAAAAGAAGATTATTTGTTGAAGAGGAGGATAATGATGTTAATGAGAATACACCAAGGCCAACAGACGAAAGTCAACACGAAGGTGATTCGTTAGTTATCTTAGAGGAAAACATTCTACCTAGCAGTTCAACGGGAACAGAAGTTCTTGACAGGTCGCCTTATAAAAGGATATGGGACTATAACAATATTGTCAACATATGCgacgatgatgattataAGGAAGGAAAAGAGGGCGATTCGAGCTATAAATATGACATTGATAATTCACCTATAAAGAAGCAACGTCTACCTAGCGAGAAGAGTAAAGAAACGAGCAGTACTTCACAACTTGATATGAATAAATCAACACctgattcattatttaataatagaCCAGTGTTAGAAAATACACCAGACACGCTGAAAAGGACGCCGTCTATACTAGATCAATTAGTGTTGGATGCGGAGACTGCATTTGATCATCTTCAGACAGAAGAGAGTGATTTGTCATACAGTAGTGGTAGTCTTGACTcatgaacaagaacaatacataatgtatataataatgCATAACAACTCATATTCAACTATATTTTGTCTTCAAGACATTCATGTTTATGGAAAATACACCTTTAATTTGGACACTATGAATTGTGGTGGTGGGAATCTCACACAGTTTTTTTTACagttcttttttttttttttgttagGCGAGAAAATTTAGAACACCATCGAATTTagcaatatatatatataaagaggGTGGATGATGTGATGAACAAGAGGTGTTAGATATTGTTGCAAACTGGTGCATTCAAGCAATAAAtctatatatctatatcaAGTATAAACCAATACTACACCTAATAATGTCTGCTACAATTTCTAAAACTATTAAATATAACCCAAAAACT includes the following:
- the YEN1 gene encoding crossover junction endodeoxyribonuclease (similar to Saccharomyces cerevisiae YEN1 (YER041W); ancestral locus Anc_3.540), with translation MGVPQLWEILKPYTEANRISLRQFISNFEKENGRSPKVAIDGYNWLFECGFIVSPTNSIKYSTQGTTPKAMLNLLVRLKELLSLNVGFILVFDGAMKPSFKNKFNTSSSGNDMSSHNNIDMEMDMDMDQISMEGYLKKWQDHIEYHKINNGCPLSNNNDEFMKNVKQLLKFMNISYIDACGEGEAQCAWLQVHGYVDFVWTNDSDIFIFGGTKVIKNYSKFVNDIGMTASPKKVSSPLRKAKEYFITVIDLNEVIRKTNGKINQWSLLFFSVLLGADYNKGVKGLGKTKALQLSQLEYPNFSNQFHEIFQNLDDNTEERILAYTVFRDNVFQYCKAHSVELFGRNYSVLLSEDSFQGWPTEVVIMNYFHPILIPDFNDSIFDKKYINNSQDLNYDLINFVGLMDFLKKLNLPNITNFDRWYHDLIHECFLLRYILSIDPGNSPSNMVKIPEEREMTTGNDENEYENSKIKCYKVRYKSFLKGIPDMVQTDGYSSPGKSPIRQPRSPSKRQLDVKEFPNCMWIPIELIPKKNPIVVEFIHKEQEEEKRKVQAPTSRRRRKIKTSYSQKNTLDGFLNLHASPVKKNANTLDDIHKMEATHTLEPVKRRLFVEEEDNDVNENTPRPTDESQHEGDSLVILEENILPSSSTGTEVLDRSPYKRIWDYNNIVNICDDDDYKEGKEGDSSYKYDIDNSPIKKQRLPSEKSKETSSTSQLDMNKSTPDSLFNNRPVLENTPDTLKRTPSILDQLVLDAETAFDHLQTEESDLSYSSGSLDS